The following proteins are encoded in a genomic region of Catharus ustulatus isolate bCatUst1 chromosome 4, bCatUst1.pri.v2, whole genome shotgun sequence:
- the LOC116996081 gene encoding histone H4 produces the protein MSGRGKGGKGLGKGGAKRHRKVLRDNIQGITKPAIRRLARRGGVKRISGLIYEETRGVLKVFLENVIRDAVTYTEHAKRKTVTAMDVVYALKRQGRTLYGFGG, from the coding sequence ATGTCTGGTCGGGGCAAAGGCGGCAAGGGGCTTGGCAAGGGCGGCGCCAAGCGCCACCGCAAGGTGCTGCGCGACAACATCCAGGGCATCACCAAGCCGGCCATCCGCCGCCTGGCTCGGCGCGGCGGCGTCAAGCGCATCTCGGGGCTCATCTACGAGGAGACGCGCGGTGTGCTCAAGGTGTTCCTGGAGAACGTGATCCGCGACGCCGTCACCTACACGGAGCACGCCAAGAGGAAGACGGTCACGGCCATGGACGTGGTCTACGCCCTCAAGCGCCAGGGTCGCACTCTCTACGGCTTTGGTGGTTAA
- the LOC116996039 gene encoding histone H1.03-like, producing the protein MAETAPVAAPDVAAAAAPAPAKSPAAKKPKKAASGSKARKPAGPSVTELITKAVSASKERKGLSLAALKKALAAGGYDVEKSNNRIKLGIKSLVSKGVLVQTKGTGASGSFRLSKKPGEVKEKAPKKKTAAAKAKKPAAKKPASAAKKPKKAVTAKKSPKKAKKPAAAAAKKAAKSPKKATKAAKPKKAAAAAKSPAKPKAVKPKAAKPKAAKPKAAKAKKAAPKKK; encoded by the coding sequence ATGGCCGAGACCGCTCCTGTCGCCGCTCCCGAtgtcgccgccgccgccgctccggccCCGGCCAAATCTCCCGCCGCCAAGAAGCCGAAGAAGGCGGCGAGCGGCTCCAAAGCCCGCAAGCCCGCGGGGCCCAGCGTCACCGAGCTGATCACCAAGGCCGTGTCCGCCTCCAAGGAGCGCAAGGGGCTCTCGCTCGCCGCGCTCAAGAAGGCGCTGGCCGCCGGCGGCTACGATGTGGAAAAAAGTAATAACCGCATCAAGCTTGGCATCAAAAGCCTTGTCAGCAAAGGCGTTTTGGTGCAGACCAAGGGCACCGGCGCCTCCGGCTCTTTCCGCCTCAGCAAGAAACCCGGAGAAGTCAAGGAAAAAGCGCccaaaaagaaaactgctgcAGCCAAAGCCAAGAAGCCGGCGGCCAAGAAGCCCGCCAGCGCCGCCAAGAAGCCCAAGAAGGCAGTGACAGCGAAAAAGAGCCCCAAGAAAGCGAAGAAGCCGGCGGCCGCAGCGGCCAAGAAAGCAGCGAAGAGCCCCAAGAAGGCCACAAAGGCAGCCAAGCCCAAGaaagcggcggcggcagcgaaGAGTCCGGCTAAGCCCAAGGCTGTGAAGCCCAAAGCAGCCAAGCCCAAGGCGGCCAAGCCGAAAGCAGCCAAGGCAAAGAAGGCAGCGcccaagaaaaaataa
- the LOC116996103 gene encoding histone H4 produces the protein MSGRGKGGKGLGKGGAKRHRKVLRDNIQGITKPAIRRLARRGGVKRISGLIYEETRGVLKVFLENVIRDAVTYTEHAKRKTVTAMDVVYALKRQGRTLYGFGG, from the coding sequence ATGTCTGGTCGGGGCAAGGGCGGCAAGGGGCTCGGCAAGGGCGGCGCCAAGCGCCACCGCAAGGTGCTGCGCGACAACATCCAGGGCATCACCAAGCCGGCCATCCGCCGCCTGGCTCGGCGCGGCGGCGTCAAGCGCATCTCGGGGCTTATCTACGAGGAGACGCGCGGTGTGCTCAAGGTGTTCCTGGAGAACGTGATCCGTGACGCTGTCACCTACACGGAGCATGCCAAGAGGAAGACGGTTACGGCCATGGACGTGGTCTACGCCCTCAAGCGCCAGGGTCGCACTCTCTACGGCTTCGGCGGCTAA
- the LOC116996068 gene encoding histone H2A type 2-C, with translation MSGRGKQGGKARAKAKSRSSRAGLQFPVGRVHRLLRKGNYAERVGAGAPVYLAAVLEYLTAEILELAGNAARDNKKTRIIPRHLQLAIRNDEELNKLLGKVTIAQGGVLPNIQAVLLPKKTESHKAKSK, from the coding sequence CGCCAAGGCCAAGTCGCGCTCGTCGCGGGCCGGGCTGCAGTTCCCCGTGGGCCGCGTGCACCGGCTGCTGCGCAAGGGCAACTACGCGGAGCGCGTGGGCGCCGGCGCCCCGGTGTACCTGGCGGCCGTGCTGGAGTACCTGACGGCCGAGATCCTGGAGCTGGCGGGCAACGCGGCCCGCGACAACAAGAAGACGCGCATCATCCCCCGCCACCTGCAGCTCGCCATCCGCAACGACGAGGAGCTCAACAAGCTGCTGGGCAAGGTGACGATCGCGCAGGGCGGCGTGCTGCCCAACATCCAGGCCGTGCTGCTGCCCAAGAAGACTGAGAGCCATAAAGCCAAGAGCAAATAA